From the Scophthalmus maximus strain ysfricsl-2021 chromosome 11, ASM2237912v1, whole genome shotgun sequence genome, one window contains:
- the taok1a gene encoding serine/threonine-protein kinase TAO1 encodes MPNSSRAGSLKDPEIAELFFKEDPEKLYTDLREIGHGSFGAVYFARDGRTNEVVAIKKMSYSGKQSIEKWQDIIKEVKFLQRIQHPNSIEYKGCYLREHTAWLVMEYCLGSASDLLEVHKKPLQEVEIAAITHGALQGLAYLHSHNLIHRDIKAGNVLLTEPGQVKLADFGSASIACPANSFVGTPYWMAPEVILAMDEGQYDGKVDIWSLGITCIELAERKPPLFNMNAMSALYHIAQNESPMLQSSEWTEYFRNFVDSCLQKFPQDRPNSEELLKHAFVQRERPESVLIDLINRTKDAVRELDNLQYRKMKKILFQEAHNGPTTEAQDEDEEPEHNVGRTGTVNSVGSNQSIPSMSISASSQSSSVNSLTDAGDDKSEVEMEGDHTVMSNSSVIHLKPEEETYNQESEPHSRPSEPQSPPAHTPRPRRNREHFATIRTASVLTRQIKEHEQDSELREQILGYKRMRRQHQKQLMALENKLKAEMDEHRLRLDKELENQRNSFAQEMEKLIKKHQASMEKDAKTVSNDEKKFQQHIQSQQKKELNSFLESQKREYKLRKEQLKEELNENQSTPKKEKQEWLSKQKENFQHFQAEEEANLQRRQRQYLELECRRFKRRILIARHNVEQDLVREELNKRQTQKDLEHAMLLRHHESMQELEFRQLNTIQRTRAELIRLQHQTELTNQQEYNKRRERELRRKHVMEVRQQPKSLKSKELQIKKQFQDTCKIQTRQYKALRNHLLETTPKSEHKAVLKRLKQEQHRKLAILAEQYDHSINEMLSTQALRLDETQEAQCQALRMQLQQELELLNAYQSKIKMQTDAQHEREKKDLEQRVSLRRALLEQKIEEEMMSLQNERLERIRSLLERQAREIEAFDSESMRLGFSNMVLSNISPEALSSSFPGASGNWSHQQQFHQSGSSQGPHWASGSGSLGAGSSHQGSLHHYHSSPRGASMQQGWGQGGGGPSPWGHASAGALVSRSSGGVQNSPQAMGRTPSGGRSEQGMSRSTSVTSQISNGSHLSYT; translated from the exons ATGCCCAACAGCAGTCGGGCGGGAAGCCTGAAGGACCCCGAAATTGCTGAACTCTTCTTCAAGGAGGACCCAGAAAAGCTTTACACCGACCTGCGTGAGATTGGACATGGCAGCTTTGGTGCTGTGTATTTC GCACGGGATGGGCGGACAAATGAGGTGGTGGCCATCAAGAAGATGTCCTATAGTGGAAAGCAGTCCATTGAG AAATGGCAAGACATTATCAAGGAGGTGAAATTCCTGCAGAGAATACAACACCCCAACAGCATAGAGTACAAAGGATGTTACCTGCGAGAGCACACTGCCTGG CTGGTTATGGAGTATTGTCTAGGCTCTGCTTCAGATTTGTTAGAAG TTCACAAGAAACCTCTGCAAGAAGTTGAAATAGCTGCAATTACCCATGGTGCTCTTCAAGGCCTGGCTTATCTTCACTCCCACAACTTGATTCATCG AGATATCAAAGCAGGAAATGTCTTGCTGACAGAGCCAGGGCAGGTCAAACTAGCAGATTTTGGTTCTGCCTCCATTGCCTGTCCTGCCAACTCCTTTGTTGGGACTCCATATtg gaTGGCCCCAGAAGTCATTTTAGCTATGGACGAGGGACAGTATGATGGAAAGGTGGACATCTGGTCTTTGGGAATAACCTGCATTGAATTAG CTGAGAGGAAGCCTCCACTGTTCAACATGAATGCAATGAGTGCCTTATACCACATAGCACAGAATGAGAGCCCGATGCTGCAGTCGAGTGAATG GACGGAATATTTCCGAAACTTTGTAGATTCATGCCTTCAGAAATTTCCCCAGGATCGGCCCAACTCAGAAGAGCTATTAAAG CATGCATTTGTCCAGCGTGAACGACCAGAATCGGTTCTAATAGACCTAATAAATCGGACTAAAGATGCAGTGCGGGAGCTGGACAATCTGCAGTATCGTAAAATGAAGAAGATCTTGTTCCAGGAAGCCCACAATGGCCCCACAACTGAGGCacaagatgaagatgag GAGCCAGAACACAATGTGGGTAGGACAGGCACAGTGAACAGCGTGGGGAGCAACCAATCCATCCCCAGTATGTCAATCAGTGCCAGTTCCCAGAGCAGCTCCGTCAACAGTCTAACAGATGCGGGCGATGACAAGAGTGAGGTGGAAATGGAGGGAGACCACACGGTCATGTCAAACAGCTCTGTCATTCACCTCAAACCG GAAGAAGAGACGTATAATCAGGAGTCAGAACCTCACTCTCGGCCatctgagccacagtcgccACCTGCACACACTCCACGGCCGAGACGAAACCGCGAACACTTTGCCACTATACGCACAGCCTCAGTG CTCACTCGCCAGATTAAGGAGCACGAGCAGGATTCTGAGTTGAGGGAGCAGATATTGGGCTACAAGCGCATGAGGCGGCAGCATCAGAAACAACTGATGGCTCTGGAAAACAAGCTGAAGGCTGAGATGGATGAGCACAGACTCCGTCTGGACAAGGAGCTGGAGAATCAGAGGAATAGCTTtgctcaggagatggagaaacTCATCAAGAAGCACCAGGCGTCGATGGAGAAAGAT GCAAAAACCGTTAGCAATGATGAAAAGAAGTTCCAACAGCATATCCAGAGTCAGCAGAAGAAAGAACTGAACAGCTTCCTAGAATCCCAAAAACGGGAGTACAAACTTCGCAAGGAACAACTGAAAGAG GAGCTGAATGAAAACCAGTCAAcacccaaaaaagaaaagcaggagtGGTTGTCCAAGCAGAAAGAAAACTTCCAACACTTCCAAGCTGAGGAGGAAGCCAATTTACAGCGCAGGCAGAGGCAGTACCTTGAGCTGGAGTGCCGCAGGTTCAAACGGAGGATCTTGATTGCTCGCCACAATGTTGAACAGGACTTGGTGCGAGAG GAGCTAAACAAGCGTCAGACCCAGAAGGACTTGGAACATGCCATGCTTCTCCGCCACCATGAGTCCATGCAGGAGCTGGAGTTCCGCCAGCTCAACACCATCCAAAGGACGAGGGCTGAGCTGATCCGCCTGCAGCACCAGACGGAGCTCACCAATCAGCAGGAGTACaacaagaggagggagagggagcttCGACGCAAACACGTCATGGAGGTTCGCCAGCAACCCAAGAGTCTCAAG TCCAAAGAGCTACAGATCAAGAAGCAGTTCCAGGACACCTGTAAGATCCAGACCAGACAGTACAAAGCACTAAGGAACCATCTGCTAGAGACCACACCAAAGTCGGAGCACAAGGCTGTTCTCAAACGACTAAAGCAGGAGCAGCACCGCAAACTCGCCATCTTGGCAGAGCAGTATGACCACTCCATCAATGAGATGCTTTCCACTCAGGCG ctCCGTCTGGATGAGACTCAGGAGGCTCAGTGCCAAGCCTTACGAATGCAGCTacagcaggagctggagcttCTCAACGCCTACCAGAGCAAGATCAAGATGCAGACAGATGCCCAGCATGAACGCGAGAAGAAGGACCTGGAGCAGAGGGTGTCACTCAGGAGGGCCCTGCTGGAACAGAAG attgaggaggagatgatgtcCTTACAGAATGAACGCCTGGAACGAATCCGGAGCCTGCTGGAACGTCAAGCCCGAGAAATTGAGGCTTTTGACTCGGAGAGTATGCGCCTGGGTTTCAGCAACATGGTGCTATCAAACATCTCCCCTGAGGccctcagcagcagctttcCTGGAGCTTCAGGGAATTGGAGTCATCAGCAGCAGTTCCACCAATCTGGGAGCTCTCAAGGGCCACACTGGGCCAGTGGCAGTGGCAGTTTAGGCGCAGGGTCAAGTCACCAAGGCAGCCTTCACCACTATCACTCCAGTCCAAGAGGGGCATCTATGCAGCAGGGCTGGGGGCAGGGAGGTGGGGGGCCATCCCCGTGGGGCCACGCGTCAGCAGGAGCCCTGGTGTCCCGTAGCAGTGGAGGTGTACAGAACAGCCCCCAAGCAATGGGGAGGACACCCTCAGGAGGGCGCAGTGAGCAGGGCATGAGCAGGAGTACCAGTGTCACCTCTCAGATATCTAACGGGTCACACCTCTCCTACACATAG